AAAAAACAACTTAAATTACTGTCCCGCATTAAACATGACCACATTCGTAACAGCAACAATAAAAATCCTCAAGTACTAAAAGCTATGATCACTTTATCAAAATCAACGCAAGTTAACCTCTCCCGAACTACCCGTTACTCATCACCTTCACCTTACAAACCATAAAGCGCTGCAGTTAAGTATTGAATGGCATAGCCAATTGAAATGAAAATAGCAATCGTTATAATAGCACTGCCAATGGTATATAAAGTATGTTTCGTAGATAATCCTTCAGTCTTTGAACCAAAAACACTGAGTAGAATAAATGCAATACCAGTAACATATAAAACTAAAATGACAAATAACATGTTTATACACCTCGATTCTCTTTCGTGAGATATATCTTTGTCTCCATTATAAAGTAAAGCGCTCAATAATTTAATTAAGTATACTATTTTTTTATTATCGAAGATTGCGAAAGAGGAAACGCTCCTATATAATGTAAAACGGAATTATTCCTATTTACAAATAAATTGAAGTGAGGGTATATATATGGCTAAAATTCCAGTTACGGTATTAAGTGGTTATTTAGGCTCGGGGAAGACAACGTTGTTAAATCATATTTTACAAAATCGAGAAGGTCGACGTATCGCGGTAATTGTAAATGATATGAGTGAAGTAAATATCGATAAAGATCTTGTCGCAGATGGTGGGGGACTATCGCGTACAGATGAAAAATTAGTCGAACTTTCTAATGGTTGTATCTGTTGTACACTTAGAGACGATTTATTAAAAGAAGTTGAGCGTTTAGTGAAAAAAGGTGGCATCGATCAAATTGTTATTGAGTCAACAGGGATTTCAGAGCCAGTACCTGTTGCACAAACTTTCTCATATATTGATGATGAACTTGGCATTGATCTTACAGCGATTTGCCGTTTAGATACAATGGTTACAGTTGTGGATGCTAACCGCTTCGTACATGACATCAACTCAGAAGATTTATTGATGGATCGTGATCAAAGCGTTGACGAAACAGATGAGCGTTCGATTGCTGATTTATTAATTGACCAAGTTGAATTTTGTGATGTATTGATTATTAATAAAATTGATTTAATTAGTGAAGAAGAACTAGCGAAGTTAGAAAAAATGTTAAGCGCATTGCAACCGACTGCTAAAATTATTAAGACAACAAATTCTGAAGTAGATTTAAAAGAAGTCTTGAATACGCAGCGTTTTGATTTTGAAAAAGCGAGCGAGTCAGCAGGATGGATCAAAGAACTTGAGTCTGGTGGGCATGCATCGCATACACCTGAAACAGAAGAATATGGTATATCATCGTTTGTATATAAACGTCGTCTACCTTTCCATGCTAAAAGGTTCAATGATTGGTTAGAAAGCATGCCAAATAATGTCGTTCGATCAAAAGGTATCGTATGGCTAGCACAATACAATCACGTAGCATGTTTATTATCTCAAGCAGGGTCATCTTGCAATATTCATCCAGTTACATATTGGGTGGCTAGTATGTCTGAAGCGCAACAAACACAAATATTAGCAGAACGTCAAGATGTCGCAGCTGAATGGGATCACGAATATGGCGATCGTCATACACAATTTGTCATTATTGGTACAGAATTAGATGAAGAAAAATTAACAAAAGAACTCGACGCATGCTTAGTCAATGCGCAAGAAATTGATGCAGATTGGCAACAATTTGAAGATCCATATCAATGGCAAATTAGACCAGCACGATAAGTTGAATGAAGTATAATCATTTTTGAATTGTGGCTTAATTGTTTGCAATTTATGACAATTAATAAAAAGTTAAGGTGTTCTTAGGATCTTTTTGTTTTCAATCTATCTAAAGTGTGATAGTTTTGATAAAGCAGAAATTTGCATTTTATCCATAGGGCTAGGACATGTATGTGTCTTAGTCCTTTTTATATTTACGTTGATGAAAAATGGCAAAACCATCGTACCAACTGTTAATTGAAGGTACAATCATTGTTTAACAGTCATAAAAATGAGTGAAGTAAATGCAGCTATCAATGTACTATTAACACTTACGGTCACACGAGTGTTTCAGTCTAAACGTGCAACGCAATTCCGCACGTGGCCAATATATCTTGCGCTAGATCATGAAAATCATTAAGATTT
The genomic region above belongs to Staphylococcus aureus and contains:
- a CDS encoding GTP-binding protein, with product MAKIPVTVLSGYLGSGKTTLLNHILQNREGRRIAVIVNDMSEVNIDKDLVADGGGLSRTDEKLVELSNGCICCTLRDDLLKEVERLVKKGGIDQIVIESTGISEPVPVAQTFSYIDDELGIDLTAICRLDTMVTVVDANRFVHDINSEDLLMDRDQSVDETDERSIADLLIDQVEFCDVLIINKIDLISEEELAKLEKMLSALQPTAKIIKTTNSEVDLKEVLNTQRFDFEKASESAGWIKELESGGHASHTPETEEYGISSFVYKRRLPFHAKRFNDWLESMPNNVVRSKGIVWLAQYNHVACLLSQAGSSCNIHPVTYWVASMSEAQQTQILAERQDVAAEWDHEYGDRHTQFVIIGTELDEEKLTKELDACLVNAQEIDADWQQFEDPYQWQIRPAR